A single window of Coffea eugenioides isolate CCC68of chromosome 7, Ceug_1.0, whole genome shotgun sequence DNA harbors:
- the LOC113777154 gene encoding uncharacterized protein LOC113777154, producing the protein MKFTRSRSRRVLTIGAEANAPAQQKNVLEGQESHEARPTNGEAIARMAEFVAKNRNIFEAFGRQTAFLDGNAQEEAHVDHDKDSYGGEDKNPKCEADGAISRDETTTANNEGETNGTPINCARGKHASVARKTRRNSKKICHSKKISKRKSDHLVEDDESSGEEKFHDSDYDFSDEDEFYRTFSKRENDWVKIADQFRVNKSNLEAGHEKYNGIEETSFDSVEETDSSTDKEFDSNSSSSDNEGGICSKSRKYERFNPKTDMDDPKFKLKLVFTDKQLFKKACRAHGVKWGRKIRFKKDDLIRVRAYCKGKGCNWFAYASKLDKTGDFIIKTMMTTHTCGRTSDHGMANIKFLCDKYLEDFRLNPNYKPGDFVNKVHTDVNATITRNVAYRTKAKAKELIEGKRGFLDGCRPVVGLDGCHLRGPHKGVLLTALGIDPNNQLFPVMYVVVEIENKHTWRWFLTELKHDLHITNERKWTFMIDKQKGLIQAIHELLPGVEHRMCVRHMYNNFKKEHPGIALKDRIWSAARASYESRFASEMESLKEFDVEAFNWLVKHTTPKEWTRSHFRILSKCDILLNNLCESFNSIILDAREQPIIAGVWKYEVRCMYGDRYTVDLASRTCSCRKWDLSGIPCSHAYSAITLTDEEPKTFVHDCYSKEAYMRAYSPVIGPMDGEELWPKANKGPLLPPEKIKLPGRLSKKEGAR; encoded by the exons ATGAAATTTACGCGTTCTAGGAGTAGGAGGGTCCTCACCATTGGGGCCGAGGCAAACGCCCCAGCCCAACAGAAAAATGTCCTTGAGGGTCAGGAGTCCCATGAGGCTCGACCCACTAACGGAGAAGCCATTGCCAGAATGGCTGAGTTTGTGGCTAAGAACCGTAATATTTTCGAAGCGTTTGGAAG GCAAACAGCGTTTCTTGATGGTAATGCCCAAGAAGAAGCTCATGTTGACCATGATAAAGACAGCTATGGTGGTGAAGATAAAAATCCCAAGTGTGAAGCTGATGGGGCGATTAGCAGAGATGAAACTACTACTGCTAATAATGAAGGTGAAACTAATGGTACACCTATTAATTGTGCTAGAGGCAAACACGCTAGTGTAGCAAGGAAGACGAGAAGGAATAGTAAAAAAATTTGTCATAGCAAAAAAATCAGTAAAAGAAAGTCAGACCATTTAGTGGAAGATGATGAATCAAGTGGAGAGGAGAAGTTCCACGATAGTGATTATGATTTTAGTGATGAAGATGAATTTTACAGGACTTTTAGTAAAAGGGAAAATGATTGGGTTAAAATTGCTGATCAATTTAGGGTGAATAAAAGCAACCTTGAAGCTGGACACGAAAAATATAATGGTATAGAAGAAACTTCTTTTGATAGTGTTGAGGAGACAGATTCTTCAACAGACAAGGAATTCGATAGCAACTCAAGTTCAAGTGATAACGAAGGGGGAATTTGTTCTAAATCAAGAAAATATGAGAGGTTTAATCCTAAAACTGACATGGATGACCCAAAGTTCAAATTGAAACTTGTTTTTACTGATAAACAGCTGTTCAAAAAAGCATGCAGAGCACATGGAGTCAAGTGGGGTAGAAAAATCAGATTCAAAAAAGATGATTTGATACGGGTGAGAGCATATTGCAAGGGAAAAGGGTGCAATTGGTTTGCATATGCATCTAAATTAGATAAAACTGGGGACTTTATAATAAAGACAATGATGACAACTCACACTTGTGGAAGAACATCAGATCATGGGATGGCAAATATTAAGTTTTTATGTGACAAGTACTTGGAGGACTTCAGGTTGAACCCCAATTACAAACCAGGTGACTTTGTAAATAAAGTTCATACTGATGTCAATGCAACTATCACTAGGAATGTAGCATATAGAAccaaagcaaaagcaaaggAATTGATAGAGGGAAA GAGAGGGTTTTTGGATGGTTGCAGACCTGTTGTAGGACTTGACGGCTGCCATCTTAGAGGGCCACACAAAGGAGTTCTCCTTACTGCTTTAGGGATAGATCCAAACAACCAATTATTCCCCGTGATGTATGTAGTTGTTGAAATAGAAAACAAGCACACATGGAGATGGTTTCTCACAGAATTGAAGCATGATCTTCATATCACAAATGAAAGAAAGTGGACTTTCATGATTGATAAGCAAAAG GGACTCATTCAAGCAATACATGAGCTACTTCCGGGTGTGGAACACCGCATGTGTGTGAGACACATGTATAATAACTTCAAGAAAGAGCATCCTGGCATTGCATTAAAAGATAGAATATGGTCTGCTGCAAGAGCTTCCTATGAAAGCAGATTTGCTAGTGAAATGGAATCATTGAAGGAGTTCGATGTAGAAGCATTCAATTGGCTAGTGAAACATACAACACCAAAGGAGTGGACCAGATCACACTTTAGGATACTTTCCAAGTGTGACATCCTTCTGAATAACTTATGTGAGAGTTTCAACTCTATAATTTTGGATGCTAGGGAACAACCAATAATTG CTGGAGTGTGGAAATATGAAGTTAGATGCATGTATGGGGATAGATATACTGTGGATTTGGCAAGTAGAACTTGTAGTTGTAGAAAATGGGACCTCAGTGGAATACCTTGTTCACATGCATATAGTGCCATCACTTTGACAGATGAAGAACCTAAAACTTTTGTTCATGACTGTTATTCAAAGGAAG